A part of Aquaspirillum sp. LM1 genomic DNA contains:
- a CDS encoding ABC transporter ATP-binding protein: protein MESAYGRIQALKGISLSVRRGETVALVGANGAGKTTFLRTLSGVHPLQGGKIVFDGEDISRLRADMRMRRGICQSPEGRQVFGPLSIEDNLRLGGYTQPKPQVASDLERIYSMFPILKEKRALPAGTLSGGQQQMLAIGRALMGRPKLLLLDEPSMGLAPLLVEEVFNVVKSLKAQGMTLILAEQNAFSALALADRGYVLETGHITLTGSGRELIENEQVRAAYLGM, encoded by the coding sequence ATGGAAAGCGCCTATGGCCGGATTCAGGCGCTGAAAGGCATTTCGCTGAGCGTCCGTCGCGGCGAGACGGTTGCGCTGGTGGGGGCCAATGGCGCGGGCAAAACCACCTTCTTGCGCACCTTGTCCGGTGTGCATCCGCTACAAGGCGGCAAGATTGTGTTTGATGGCGAGGACATCTCGCGCCTGCGCGCCGACATGCGCATGCGTCGGGGCATCTGCCAAAGCCCGGAGGGGCGTCAGGTGTTTGGTCCGCTGAGCATCGAAGACAATCTGCGTCTGGGCGGCTACACCCAGCCCAAGCCGCAGGTGGCCAGCGACCTGGAGCGGATTTACAGCATGTTTCCCATCCTCAAGGAAAAACGTGCCCTGCCCGCCGGCACCTTGTCTGGCGGCCAGCAACAAATGCTGGCGATTGGCCGCGCGCTGATGGGCCGGCCCAAGCTGCTGTTGCTGGATGAGCCATCCATGGGTCTGGCGCCGCTGCTGGTGGAGGAGGTGTTCAACGTGGTGAAAAGCCTGAAAGCCCAGGGCATGACGCTGATTCTGGCCGAACAGAATGCGTTTTCGGCACTGGCGCTGGCAGATCGTGGCTATGTACTGGAAACCGGGCATATCACCCTGACCGGTAGCGGGCGTGAGCTGATTGAAAACGAACAGGTGCGTGCGGCGTATCTGGGGATGTAG
- the ubiB gene encoding ubiquinone biosynthesis regulatory protein kinase UbiB encodes MRLSRFSTIFRTLHRYGLDEFFVNHSRLRVIHLLLRLLPLPRDVSEPLPRRVRLALESLGPIFVKFGQVLSTRRDLLPPEYADELALLQDRVAPFPGAQARAVIEASLGRSVHEAFAEFDETPIASASVAQVHKARRHDGRQVAVKVLRPGILPVIEQDLALLRTLAGWVERLLVDGKRLRPREVVAEFDTYLHDELDLMHEAGNASQLRRNFTDSDMLIVPEVFWDTTTRDVLTLAWMDGIPVGQIDRLREAGVDLKQLSRFGVEIFFTQVFRHGFFHADMHPGNILVAADGRYIALDFGIVGSLTDYDKHYLAVNFLAFFNRDYKRVAIAHIESGWVPKDTRVEALEAAVRTVCEPIFDRPLSEISFGYVLLRLFETSRRFNVEIQPQLVLLQKTLLNIEGLGRQLDPDLDLWQTAKPFLVKWMNEQIGWRGLLRNLRDEAPQWASLLPAIPRKLNEALSSDTRDVLIQGYITLLREQKRQNALLAVLVLLLGGGLALLWWR; translated from the coding sequence ATGCGACTGTCCCGTTTCAGCACCATTTTTCGTACCCTGCACCGTTATGGACTGGACGAGTTTTTCGTCAACCATTCCCGCCTGCGGGTGATTCATCTGCTGTTGCGCCTGCTGCCCTTGCCGCGCGATGTGTCCGAACCGCTGCCACGTCGGGTGCGGCTGGCGCTGGAAAGCCTGGGGCCGATTTTCGTCAAGTTTGGCCAGGTGCTGTCCACCCGCCGCGACCTGCTGCCGCCGGAATACGCCGACGAGCTGGCGCTGTTGCAGGACCGGGTGGCACCGTTTCCCGGTGCGCAGGCGCGCGCGGTCATTGAGGCCAGCCTGGGCCGCTCGGTGCATGAGGCGTTTGCCGAGTTTGATGAAACGCCGATTGCCAGCGCCTCGGTGGCGCAGGTACACAAGGCGCGTCGCCACGATGGCCGCCAGGTGGCGGTCAAGGTGTTACGCCCCGGCATCCTGCCGGTGATCGAGCAGGATCTGGCGCTGCTGCGTACCCTGGCCGGCTGGGTCGAGCGCCTGCTGGTGGACGGCAAGCGCCTGCGCCCGCGTGAAGTGGTGGCCGAGTTCGACACCTATCTGCACGATGAGCTCGACCTGATGCACGAAGCCGGCAATGCCTCGCAGCTGCGCCGCAACTTTACCGACTCGGACATGCTGATTGTGCCGGAAGTGTTCTGGGACACCACCACCCGCGACGTGCTCACCCTGGCGTGGATGGACGGCATTCCGGTGGGGCAGATCGACCGGCTGCGCGAGGCTGGCGTGGATCTGAAACAGCTTAGCCGCTTTGGTGTGGAAATTTTCTTTACCCAGGTGTTTCGCCATGGGTTTTTTCATGCCGACATGCATCCGGGCAATATTCTGGTGGCGGCGGACGGGCGCTATATCGCGCTGGACTTTGGCATCGTCGGTAGCCTGACCGACTACGACAAGCATTATCTGGCAGTGAATTTTCTGGCGTTTTTCAACCGCGACTACAAGCGGGTGGCAATTGCCCATATCGAATCTGGCTGGGTGCCGAAAGACACCCGGGTGGAAGCGCTGGAGGCTGCGGTACGCACGGTGTGCGAGCCGATTTTCGACCGGCCCTTGTCGGAAATCTCGTTTGGCTATGTGCTGCTGCGGCTGTTTGAAACCAGCCGGCGCTTCAATGTGGAAATCCAGCCGCAGCTGGTGCTGCTGCAAAAAACCCTGCTGAACATCGAAGGCCTGGGCCGCCAGCTCGACCCCGACCTCGACCTGTGGCAAACCGCCAAGCCGTTTCTGGTGAAGTGGATGAACGAGCAGATTGGCTGGCGCGGCCTGCTGCGCAACCTGCGCGACGAAGCACCGCAATGGGCCAGCCTGCTGCCGGCCATTCCGCGCAAGCTGAACGAAGCCTTGTCCAGCGACACCCGCGACGTGCTGATTCAGGGCTATATCACCCTGCTGCGCGAACAAAAACGCCAGAACGCCTTGCTGGCGGTGCTGGTGCTGCTGCTGGGCGGAGGCCTGGCGCTGCTGTGGTGGCGCTAG
- a CDS encoding SCP2 domain-containing protein, whose translation MNRPQLAVLNHLLAQQEALRLRLAEHAGRRIRVELPPLRVTAVILGDGYAGQTDGEPEATVQLSSSALIKRATGGTPGAGDVRLSGDDELGLALARILADLRWDAVEDLSRLVGDVAAYRAERWVRGALGIKGEVAWRLASAYAEHLKEETPLLCKHAQVDAWHSQVDHLRDDVARADKRLARLEAALAPRLPAPAHPD comes from the coding sequence ATGAACCGCCCGCAACTTGCCGTACTCAACCACCTGCTGGCCCAGCAGGAAGCCCTCCGCCTGCGTCTGGCCGAGCATGCTGGCCGGCGCATCCGTGTCGAGCTGCCACCGCTGCGGGTCACCGCAGTGATTCTGGGCGATGGTTACGCCGGGCAAACCGACGGCGAACCGGAAGCCACCGTGCAGTTGTCGTCGTCGGCGCTGATCAAGCGCGCCACCGGCGGCACGCCAGGGGCCGGCGATGTGCGGCTCAGCGGTGATGACGAGTTGGGCCTGGCGCTGGCGCGCATTCTGGCCGACCTGCGCTGGGACGCGGTGGAAGACCTGTCGCGGCTGGTGGGCGATGTGGCGGCCTATCGGGCCGAACGCTGGGTGCGCGGCGCGCTGGGCATCAAGGGCGAAGTGGCCTGGCGGCTGGCCAGCGCCTACGCCGAGCACCTGAAAGAAGAAACCCCGTTGCTGTGCAAGCATGCCCAGGTGGACGCCTGGCACAGCCAGGTAGACCACTTGCGCGACGATGTGGCGCGGGCCGACAAGCGTCTGGCCCGGCTGGAAGCCGCACTGGCCCCGCGCCTGCCTGCGCCGGCACACCCCGACTGA